In a single window of the Natronosalvus caseinilyticus genome:
- a CDS encoding winged helix-turn-helix domain-containing protein encodes MSEDADVAADADIERLATVLEDPTARTILTETSQEPLSARTLSERCGVSEPTIYRRLEDLRECDLLVERTKPDPERGHHRTMYATNFERLTVELCDGHLELRVDRREDPADRFTRLIEGM; translated from the coding sequence GTGAGTGAGGATGCGGACGTCGCGGCTGACGCCGACATCGAGCGGCTGGCGACCGTGCTCGAAGACCCGACAGCACGGACCATCCTCACCGAGACGAGCCAGGAACCACTGTCGGCGAGAACCCTGAGCGAACGGTGTGGAGTCTCTGAACCCACGATCTACCGTCGCCTCGAGGACCTTCGCGAGTGCGACCTGCTCGTCGAGCGGACGAAACCGGACCCCGAACGCGGCCACCACCGAACCATGTACGCGACGAACTTCGAACGACTCACGGTCGAACTGTGCGACGGACACCTCGAGTTACGGGTCGACCGCCGCGAGGACCCCGCGGACCGATTCACGCGGCTGATCGAGGGGATGTGA
- a CDS encoding DUF7521 family protein has product MAFQPLQLWDPAMPPDWVIAFQQVTQVVSVLIGVFIAYQAYRGYRRNDSRPMLFLALGFVLVLAVPFCLFVLYAAIPGIPQSAVVVASQSSQVAGLLAILYALWMPT; this is encoded by the coding sequence ATGGCGTTCCAGCCACTCCAGCTGTGGGATCCGGCGATGCCACCGGACTGGGTGATCGCGTTCCAGCAGGTGACGCAGGTCGTGAGCGTGCTCATCGGCGTGTTCATCGCCTACCAGGCCTACCGTGGCTACCGACGCAACGACAGTCGACCGATGCTGTTTCTCGCGCTCGGATTCGTCCTCGTGCTCGCCGTGCCGTTCTGTCTCTTCGTCCTGTACGCCGCGATTCCGGGAATCCCCCAATCCGCCGTCGTCGTCGCCTCACAGTCGAGCCAGGTAGCGGGCCTGCTGGCGATCCTCTACGCGCTGTGGATGCCGACCTGA
- a CDS encoding GNAT family N-acetyltransferase, with amino-acid sequence MTDRRVRRATPDDALAVRRLVDGALLEVGDVESRIDDGSVLVATEPRPRPGATGETRRILGAVVLEAPVRGETKGAHVAAIAVHRRHRGRGIGTDLLEAALERAGALTANFDADVRPFYESLGFDVESIAEGRYRGVKRGAGARTDG; translated from the coding sequence GTGACCGATCGCCGCGTCCGACGGGCGACGCCGGACGACGCCCTGGCCGTCCGTCGACTCGTCGACGGCGCATTGCTCGAGGTCGGCGACGTCGAGTCCCGGATCGACGACGGTTCGGTGCTGGTCGCGACGGAACCGCGGCCTCGACCTGGTGCCACCGGCGAGACGCGACGAATCCTCGGCGCAGTCGTCCTCGAGGCGCCGGTTCGAGGCGAAACGAAGGGGGCACACGTCGCGGCAATCGCCGTCCATCGCCGCCACCGCGGCCGCGGCATCGGAACTGACCTGCTCGAGGCGGCGCTCGAGCGGGCGGGGGCGCTGACGGCGAACTTCGACGCGGACGTACGGCCGTTTTACGAGTCGCTCGGCTTCGACGTCGAGTCGATCGCGGAGGGGCGGTATCGTGGAGTGAAACGAGGCGCGGGGGCACGGACTGACGGCTGA
- a CDS encoding aconitate hydratase, giving the protein MGQTLTEKILDDHLVEGNLETGEEIGIEIDQVLTQDTTGTMVWLQFEAMGLDEVQTELAAQYCDHQTYQFDFKNTDDHRFLRSAAGTYGAHFSRPGNGICHNVHRENFAAPGKTLLGSDSHTPTPGGLGELAIGAGGIDITVAMGGAPYYIEMPEVVNVRLEGELPEWATAKDVILEMLRRLTVKGGVGKILEYTGPGAESLSAPERMTITNMGTELGATSSIFPTDEQTEDYLERVGRGDEYVELQPDDDAEYDDEIVVDLSDLEPLIAKPSMPDKVVPVSEVAGTDVDQVIVGSCTNGAFEDILPAAKMLEGREVNKTTEMIVAPGSKQASELLARQGWVAEMMAAGVNFSEATCGACIGIGHVPASDSVSLRTFNRNFEGRSGIEDDNVYLCSPEVAAAAALKGEIVDPRDLAEELGDLEDPGFELAEEYNASKADLISPDEAVDDELVKGPNIGDVPLKDPLEAELEGPALLKMEDNITTDHIIPATQDILMYRSNVPKLSEFTLSRVDDTFAQRALESDGGFLVAGENYGQGSSREHAALCPMYLGVEGVLAQSFARIHRANLFNFGLLPLTIDEETYDAIEQGDDIEIVEDVSEAVSSGAEEFTVRVNGEEEFTATLDASERERDILAAGGKLAWTKAQAEDGSGAAPADD; this is encoded by the coding sequence ATGGGACAGACGCTTACCGAGAAAATTCTCGACGACCACCTCGTCGAGGGCAATCTCGAGACCGGCGAGGAGATCGGGATCGAGATCGACCAGGTGCTGACACAGGACACGACCGGCACGATGGTCTGGCTCCAGTTCGAGGCGATGGGCCTCGACGAAGTGCAGACCGAACTGGCCGCCCAGTACTGTGACCACCAGACTTACCAGTTCGACTTCAAGAACACTGACGACCACCGCTTCCTGCGATCTGCAGCCGGCACCTACGGGGCCCACTTCTCTCGCCCCGGCAACGGCATCTGCCACAACGTCCACCGCGAGAACTTCGCCGCGCCCGGCAAGACCCTGCTCGGCTCGGACAGCCACACCCCGACGCCGGGTGGACTGGGCGAACTCGCCATCGGCGCTGGCGGGATCGACATCACCGTCGCGATGGGCGGCGCCCCCTACTACATCGAGATGCCCGAGGTCGTCAACGTCCGCCTCGAGGGCGAACTCCCCGAGTGGGCCACCGCGAAAGACGTCATCCTCGAGATGCTCCGTCGCCTCACCGTCAAAGGCGGCGTCGGCAAGATCCTCGAGTACACCGGTCCTGGCGCCGAGAGCCTCAGTGCTCCCGAGCGCATGACCATCACCAACATGGGGACGGAACTCGGCGCAACGAGCTCGATCTTCCCGACCGACGAGCAGACCGAGGACTACCTCGAGCGCGTCGGTCGCGGCGACGAGTACGTCGAGCTCCAGCCCGACGACGACGCCGAGTACGACGACGAAATCGTCGTCGACCTCTCGGATCTCGAACCCCTGATCGCCAAACCGTCGATGCCCGACAAGGTCGTGCCCGTCAGTGAGGTCGCGGGCACCGACGTCGATCAGGTCATCGTCGGCTCCTGTACCAACGGCGCCTTCGAGGACATCCTCCCCGCAGCGAAGATGCTCGAGGGCCGCGAGGTCAACAAGACGACCGAGATGATCGTCGCCCCCGGCTCGAAGCAGGCTTCCGAACTGCTGGCCCGCCAGGGATGGGTCGCCGAGATGATGGCCGCCGGCGTCAACTTCTCCGAAGCCACGTGTGGCGCGTGTATCGGCATCGGTCACGTGCCCGCCTCTGACTCGGTGAGCCTGCGGACGTTCAACCGCAACTTCGAGGGTCGCTCGGGCATCGAAGACGACAACGTCTACCTCTGCTCCCCGGAGGTCGCCGCCGCCGCGGCGCTCAAAGGCGAAATCGTCGACCCGCGCGACCTGGCAGAGGAACTCGGGGACCTCGAGGATCCTGGCTTCGAACTCGCCGAGGAGTACAACGCCTCGAAAGCCGACCTCATCAGCCCGGACGAAGCCGTCGACGACGAACTCGTCAAAGGGCCCAACATCGGCGACGTCCCGCTCAAGGACCCCCTCGAGGCCGAACTCGAGGGTCCGGCGCTGCTGAAGATGGAGGACAACATCACGACCGACCACATCATCCCCGCAACCCAGGACATCCTGATGTACCGGTCGAACGTCCCCAAACTCTCCGAATTCACGCTCAGCCGCGTTGACGACACCTTCGCCCAGCGCGCGCTCGAGTCCGACGGCGGCTTCCTCGTCGCCGGCGAGAACTACGGGCAGGGTTCCTCCCGCGAGCACGCGGCCCTGTGTCCGATGTATCTGGGCGTGGAGGGCGTCCTGGCCCAGAGCTTCGCCCGGATCCACCGCGCGAACCTCTTCAACTTCGGCCTGCTCCCGCTGACCATCGACGAGGAGACCTACGACGCCATCGAGCAGGGCGACGACATCGAGATCGTCGAGGACGTATCCGAGGCCGTCTCGAGCGGCGCCGAGGAGTTCACCGTTCGCGTTAACGGTGAGGAGGAGTTCACCGCCACGCTGGACGCCTCCGAGCGCGAGCGCGACATCCTCGCTGCCGGCGGCAAACTCGCCTGGACGAAGGCCCAGGCCGAGGACGGCTCCGGGGCGGCGCCGGCTGACGACTGA
- a CDS encoding YeiH family protein, which yields MVAAAARTLPGLLALCLGAVLARGLSTLAGPNELLLAIALGAVLANGVGVPEQLRPGLATHKIWLAAGIVLLGASVTLESILETGVTVLLLLVATVTLTLLTVEAIARTVGGLSERFGSLLAAGAGICGVSAVVAVGGGIRARETQIAYAAGTVLLVDAITLVVYPVVGSVLDLSGQVFGVWAGVSMLSTGPVVAVGFAHSETAGQWATMTKLARNALIGVVAVGYASYYARRDAGESTSLRLLWSNVPKFVLGFLALVALSSAGVFSPAQQESLANAVDWLFLLAFVGLGTEIRVADLRRAGIAPALVVIAAVVVASVVSLAVALAVL from the coding sequence ATGGTAGCGGCCGCCGCCAGAACGCTTCCCGGTTTGCTCGCCCTCTGTCTCGGAGCGGTGCTCGCCCGCGGTCTCTCGACGCTCGCGGGCCCGAACGAGTTGCTCCTCGCCATCGCCCTCGGGGCCGTGCTGGCAAACGGTGTCGGCGTTCCCGAACAACTTCGTCCAGGACTGGCAACGCACAAGATCTGGCTCGCCGCGGGAATCGTGTTACTCGGCGCGTCGGTGACCCTTGAGTCGATCCTCGAGACGGGGGTGACGGTTCTCTTGTTGCTGGTCGCGACGGTGACGCTCACTCTCCTCACCGTCGAGGCGATTGCTCGAACCGTTGGCGGCCTTTCCGAGCGCTTCGGATCGTTGCTCGCGGCGGGTGCCGGAATCTGTGGCGTCTCAGCCGTCGTCGCCGTCGGCGGCGGGATCCGTGCTCGAGAGACCCAGATCGCCTACGCGGCGGGCACCGTGTTGCTGGTCGACGCGATCACGCTCGTCGTCTACCCGGTCGTCGGTTCCGTGCTCGATCTCTCCGGACAGGTCTTCGGCGTCTGGGCTGGCGTCAGCATGCTCTCGACCGGCCCGGTAGTCGCCGTCGGGTTCGCTCACTCGGAGACCGCCGGGCAGTGGGCGACGATGACGAAACTCGCCCGCAATGCCCTCATCGGCGTCGTCGCGGTCGGCTACGCGAGCTACTACGCTCGTCGAGACGCCGGCGAATCGACGTCCCTGCGGCTGCTGTGGTCGAACGTCCCGAAGTTCGTGCTGGGCTTTCTCGCGCTGGTCGCGCTCTCGAGCGCGGGCGTCTTCTCGCCGGCCCAGCAGGAATCGCTCGCGAACGCGGTCGACTGGCTGTTCTTGCTCGCGTTCGTCGGCCTCGGGACGGAGATCCGGGTGGCGGACCTCAGGCGAGCTGGCATCGCTCCCGCACTCGTCGTAATCGCCGCAGTGGTGGTCGCGAGCGTGGTGTCGCTCGCGGTCGCCCTTGCGGTGCTGTGA
- a CDS encoding CARDB domain-containing protein: MTRRFVAALLIVVVLGSVPASAGAGAFAASPASASPSPSLESHVANVDGSGLEASDNGPDAVPSGSLAAGATDVDGLTAAGATDVDLNAAANAIPASDAEPDLIRESVVLHQRPDRPGEFEAVVTYDVPEPVTRLTVTPGSEATVLETSEFEETDDGAYRWAESDHEGRSPQLTLRLPANRTDVGRHGHDGSGYTFVETGEWGIVATPQLQLRWRERSSVDVHREVAVDGEGVAGKHVAFFGPHEVHETTAGSETIRLVVPEAADLEESPGDVLEALAHASERLGVGNHHSEVMIVAAPTGSVEWGANGIQYGERDAWVRDDARLDVAGSVWLHEYVHTRQRFARSNLDRASGWLVEAQAEYYASLLTYERGDLDYLTFRRSLGEGRDSPYAEGVLTDPTTWQDPLTDYVKGPLVYGAIDRQLRLESDGESTMEDVFRAQNQGETATFEDWLADLEDRGGSDVREFAETYARTASAPDTWNRFEHADAFDQPTPVMAYGLADGEGVELEGLRETTTDGVPRTLVVGETVTFPVAVDNRGDREGPYRATVLVDDAIASEATGRLEPGEATVERLSWTPETAGRYALHVGDEPFVVDVVDPAELTVTALEANPDRVERGESITVTATVENEQSRVGRTTVEIRTVDGVVAEETVTLGPGESTTVETTLSFEDRGRHEIGAGDQRVTVTVESGIESRVSEGAESVPGFGVSAAIVAVALALVLGRRSR; this comes from the coding sequence GTGACACGCCGGTTCGTCGCTGCCCTCCTGATCGTGGTCGTCCTCGGAAGCGTACCCGCGAGCGCTGGCGCGGGGGCGTTCGCCGCCAGCCCGGCGTCCGCTTCGCCGTCTCCATCGCTCGAGAGTCATGTCGCGAACGTGGACGGTTCGGGGCTCGAGGCGTCAGACAACGGGCCGGATGCAGTTCCGTCGGGTTCGCTCGCAGCAGGCGCGACTGACGTCGACGGGTTGACTGCAGCGGGTGCGACTGACGTCGACTTGAACGCGGCCGCGAACGCCATCCCGGCCTCGGATGCCGAACCCGACCTGATTCGCGAATCCGTCGTCCTCCACCAGCGACCTGACCGCCCTGGCGAGTTCGAGGCGGTCGTCACCTACGACGTACCGGAACCAGTGACCCGGCTCACGGTGACGCCCGGGTCCGAGGCGACCGTCCTCGAGACGAGCGAGTTCGAGGAGACCGACGACGGCGCCTACCGGTGGGCCGAGAGCGACCACGAGGGGCGTTCACCCCAACTCACGCTCAGGCTCCCGGCGAACCGGACGGATGTCGGCCGCCACGGCCACGATGGAAGCGGCTACACGTTCGTCGAAACCGGCGAGTGGGGCATCGTCGCGACGCCCCAGCTCCAGTTGCGCTGGCGCGAGCGCTCGAGCGTCGACGTCCACCGCGAGGTCGCCGTCGACGGCGAGGGGGTCGCCGGGAAACACGTCGCGTTCTTCGGACCGCACGAAGTTCACGAGACGACCGCCGGAAGCGAGACCATCCGCCTGGTCGTGCCCGAGGCCGCCGACCTCGAAGAATCGCCCGGCGACGTGCTTGAGGCGCTCGCTCACGCCAGCGAACGACTCGGCGTCGGAAACCACCACAGCGAAGTGATGATCGTCGCCGCCCCCACGGGGTCGGTGGAGTGGGGCGCCAACGGCATCCAGTACGGCGAGCGGGACGCCTGGGTGCGCGACGACGCCCGCCTCGACGTGGCGGGCAGCGTCTGGCTCCACGAGTACGTCCACACCCGCCAGCGGTTCGCCCGCTCGAACCTGGACCGGGCCAGCGGCTGGCTCGTCGAGGCCCAGGCGGAGTACTACGCCAGCCTGCTCACCTACGAGCGCGGCGACCTCGACTACCTGACGTTCCGACGCTCGCTCGGCGAGGGCCGGGACTCGCCCTATGCCGAGGGCGTCCTTACGGACCCTACCACCTGGCAGGACCCGCTCACCGACTACGTCAAGGGTCCGCTCGTCTACGGCGCAATCGACCGCCAGCTGCGCCTCGAGAGCGACGGCGAGTCGACCATGGAGGACGTCTTTCGGGCACAGAACCAGGGCGAGACGGCCACGTTCGAGGACTGGCTCGCGGACCTCGAGGACCGCGGCGGGAGCGACGTTCGCGAGTTCGCCGAGACCTACGCGCGAACGGCGTCGGCCCCCGACACCTGGAACCGATTCGAACACGCCGACGCGTTCGACCAGCCGACGCCGGTGATGGCGTACGGACTCGCAGACGGCGAGGGGGTCGAACTCGAGGGCCTCCGCGAAACGACTACCGACGGCGTTCCCCGGACGCTCGTCGTGGGCGAGACGGTCACGTTCCCGGTCGCGGTCGACAACCGCGGTGATCGAGAGGGGCCCTACCGGGCAACCGTCCTGGTCGACGACGCCATTGCGTCCGAAGCGACCGGCCGCCTCGAGCCCGGCGAGGCGACCGTCGAACGGCTGTCGTGGACGCCCGAAACGGCCGGTCGATACGCGCTCCACGTCGGCGACGAGCCGTTCGTCGTGGACGTCGTCGACCCCGCCGAACTCACGGTGACGGCCCTCGAGGCCAACCCCGACCGGGTCGAACGCGGGGAGTCGATTACGGTGACGGCGACGGTCGAGAACGAGCAGTCTCGAGTCGGGCGAACGACCGTCGAAATCCGCACCGTCGACGGCGTCGTCGCCGAGGAGACCGTCACCCTCGGTCCGGGCGAGTCGACGACCGTCGAGACGACGCTGTCGTTCGAGGACCGCGGGCGCCACGAGATCGGGGCCGGCGACCAGCGGGTGACGGTAACCGTCGAGTCCGGGATCGAGTCGCGGGTTTCGGAGGGGGCAGAGTCAGTTCCAGGATTCGGCGTTAGTGCGGCGATCGTCGCCGTCGCTCTGGCGCTCGTTCTCGGACGGCGCTCTCGGTAG
- a CDS encoding BMP family lipoprotein, producing the protein MFSRTGGRDGSGESRNRTVPVDRRSVLRSGAVVGGMALAGCIGGNGGSDAEYQMTIISSPAGFDDQAFNDNALEGLEEAADEWDISVNTIEETNQGEYGQRQADAAESEPDLIVLVADQHTEPLQENAQEYPDVNWMLINNVVEAENVSGWIEMNNEMSFLAGVGAGTLTQEEIEHEGSSTNPDESVVGFVGGEEIPLIEAFEVSYEQGIHWVDDSIEVLTGYGGSFNDPSGVNDQATSQIESGADIVWHAASAAGEGAFQAAEDNGRFALGVDSDQSVSFDSYQDVILGSAIKALNEATYTVAEAVVNDDWESVQGEQNLSTEGGQIDWVTGQAFEDSMPDSLDQNIEDAKQAIIDGEIDFECGPTGC; encoded by the coding sequence ATGTTTTCCAGAACTGGTGGACGTGATGGGTCTGGAGAGTCGCGCAATAGAACCGTACCGGTCGATCGGCGTTCCGTCCTTCGATCGGGTGCAGTCGTCGGTGGGATGGCCCTCGCCGGGTGTATCGGCGGAAACGGCGGAAGCGACGCCGAGTACCAGATGACCATCATCTCGAGCCCGGCGGGCTTCGACGACCAGGCGTTCAACGACAATGCGCTCGAGGGGCTGGAGGAGGCAGCCGACGAGTGGGACATTAGCGTCAATACGATCGAAGAGACCAACCAGGGCGAGTACGGCCAGCGCCAGGCTGACGCCGCCGAATCCGAGCCAGATCTGATCGTCCTGGTCGCCGACCAGCACACCGAACCGCTCCAGGAGAACGCCCAGGAGTACCCGGACGTGAACTGGATGCTCATCAACAACGTCGTCGAGGCAGAGAACGTCTCGGGGTGGATCGAGATGAACAACGAAATGTCGTTCCTCGCCGGTGTCGGTGCCGGGACGCTGACCCAGGAGGAGATCGAACACGAGGGGAGTTCGACCAATCCGGACGAGAGCGTCGTCGGCTTCGTCGGTGGCGAAGAAATCCCGCTGATTGAGGCGTTCGAGGTCTCGTACGAACAGGGCATCCACTGGGTCGACGACAGTATCGAGGTGCTCACCGGCTACGGCGGCAGCTTCAACGACCCGTCGGGGGTCAACGATCAGGCCACCTCACAGATCGAGAGCGGGGCCGACATCGTCTGGCACGCGGCCTCGGCCGCCGGTGAAGGGGCGTTCCAGGCCGCCGAAGACAACGGCCGATTCGCCCTCGGCGTCGACAGCGACCAGTCGGTTTCGTTCGACAGCTACCAGGACGTGATCCTCGGATCGGCCATCAAGGCGCTCAACGAGGCCACCTACACGGTCGCAGAAGCCGTCGTCAACGACGACTGGGAGAGCGTGCAGGGCGAACAAAACCTCTCGACCGAAGGTGGACAGATCGACTGGGTGACCGGACAGGCGTTCGAAGACAGCATGCCCGACTCCCTCGACCAGAACATCGAGGACGCAAAGCAGGCCATCATCGACGGCGAGATCGACTTCGAGTGCGGGCCGACTGGATGCTAG
- a CDS encoding flavodoxin domain-containing protein, which yields MGRILVAYGSSEGQTAAIADRIGDVLADAGHDPLVISTKHPPPEIDIGRYDGVVVAASVHMGDHQPDAVSFVRENLDALERVPSAFVSVSLTAATGDTDADRTTEAYVEGFLEETGWSPTRTHVVAGALKYRDYGLLTRFIVRRIAGKEGLATDTSRDHEYTDWDDLEAFVREFATVVDDHSSSAQ from the coding sequence ATGGGACGCATCCTCGTCGCCTACGGCTCGAGCGAGGGACAGACGGCGGCCATCGCCGATCGGATTGGTGACGTGCTCGCCGACGCCGGTCACGATCCGCTCGTGATCAGCACGAAACACCCGCCACCAGAGATCGATATCGGGCGCTACGACGGGGTCGTCGTCGCCGCATCCGTCCACATGGGCGACCACCAGCCAGACGCCGTGTCGTTCGTTCGCGAGAACCTGGACGCACTCGAGCGCGTCCCCTCGGCGTTCGTCTCGGTGAGCCTGACGGCGGCGACCGGGGATACAGATGCCGACCGGACGACCGAGGCGTACGTCGAGGGATTTCTCGAGGAAACGGGCTGGTCGCCGACGCGAACCCACGTCGTCGCCGGCGCGCTGAAGTACCGCGATTACGGACTGCTTACGCGCTTCATCGTGCGTCGCATCGCCGGCAAGGAGGGGCTGGCGACCGACACCAGCCGAGACCACGAGTACACCGACTGGGACGACCTCGAGGCGTTTGTGCGGGAGTTCGCGACGGTGGTGGACGATCATAGCTCGAGCGCCCAGTAA
- a CDS encoding ABC transporter ATP-binding protein translates to MTSHTHNPLPAVRLEGITKRFGDVVANDSVDFTLEAGSIHALLGENGSGKTTLMSVLYGLYDQDEGAIFVDSEERTIDTPRDAMDAGIGMIHQHFQLVEPMTVLQNVILGHEPVENGFVDEEAARESIEDISDRYGFEVADHLDTPIQDLDLGTRQRVEIVKSLYRGADVLILDEPTAVLTPQEVDGLMAVMEDLRADGRSLIFISHKLDEVMEIADEITVLRDGKAVGTVPASETSEQELAQMMVGREVLFDRQPRETEPGSPLLEVEEVRVTGDRGLEKVSGVDLKVREGEILGIAGVQGNGQTELVEALTGLRTPDSGAVRFDGDDITTLSRRDRIEAGIAYIPEDRHAEGLVMDYDLVRNGLLGNQTIEPFAKSGFIDWAHVRDHTEEIISEFDVQPPDADARAASLSGGNQQKFIVGREVGHDPSLLIASHPTRGVDIGSIEFIHNRLIELRDEGLAIVLVSSKLEEIQKLSDRTAVMYEGSFIDTVDPAAVTEEDLGLLMAGHRLAEQDELSEPDSEVQP, encoded by the coding sequence ATGACTTCGCACACGCACAACCCACTACCGGCCGTCCGCCTGGAGGGGATCACGAAACGGTTCGGCGACGTCGTCGCCAACGATAGCGTCGACTTCACGCTAGAGGCCGGCTCGATTCACGCCCTTCTCGGCGAAAACGGCTCCGGGAAGACGACGCTGATGAGCGTCCTCTACGGGCTCTACGATCAGGACGAGGGGGCAATCTTCGTTGACAGCGAGGAACGGACGATCGACACGCCTCGTGACGCTATGGACGCGGGGATCGGCATGATCCACCAGCACTTCCAGCTGGTCGAACCGATGACCGTCCTCCAGAACGTCATCCTCGGCCACGAACCCGTCGAGAACGGCTTCGTCGACGAGGAGGCCGCACGAGAGTCGATCGAGGACATCAGCGACCGGTACGGATTCGAGGTCGCCGACCACCTCGACACCCCGATCCAGGACCTCGACCTCGGAACGAGACAGCGCGTCGAAATCGTCAAGAGCCTCTACCGGGGCGCGGACGTCCTCATCCTGGACGAACCGACGGCCGTCCTCACGCCACAGGAGGTCGACGGGCTGATGGCCGTCATGGAAGACCTCAGAGCGGACGGTCGCTCGCTCATCTTCATCTCGCACAAACTCGACGAGGTCATGGAAATCGCCGACGAGATCACCGTTCTCCGCGACGGGAAGGCGGTCGGCACCGTTCCCGCGTCGGAAACCTCCGAACAGGAGCTGGCCCAGATGATGGTCGGCCGCGAGGTACTGTTCGATCGTCAGCCTCGCGAGACCGAACCAGGCTCGCCGCTCCTCGAGGTCGAGGAGGTGCGAGTCACGGGCGACCGCGGGCTCGAGAAGGTCTCCGGGGTCGACCTCAAGGTCCGAGAGGGCGAGATCCTCGGCATCGCTGGCGTGCAGGGAAACGGCCAGACCGAGTTAGTCGAGGCCCTCACCGGACTCCGGACGCCCGATTCGGGGGCGGTCCGCTTTGATGGCGACGACATCACCACGCTGTCGCGACGCGACCGCATCGAGGCGGGCATCGCCTACATTCCCGAGGACCGCCACGCCGAGGGGCTGGTGATGGACTACGACCTGGTCCGCAACGGGCTGCTCGGGAATCAGACCATCGAGCCGTTCGCGAAAAGCGGGTTCATCGACTGGGCGCACGTCCGTGACCACACCGAGGAGATCATCTCGGAGTTCGACGTCCAACCGCCCGACGCCGACGCCAGAGCGGCGTCGCTGTCCGGCGGAAACCAGCAGAAGTTCATCGTCGGTCGAGAGGTCGGTCACGACCCGTCGCTGTTGATCGCCTCGCATCCGACCCGGGGCGTCGACATCGGCTCGATCGAGTTCATCCACAACCGGCTGATCGAACTCAGAGACGAGGGGCTGGCGATCGTCCTCGTCTCGTCGAAACTCGAGGAGATCCAGAAGCTCTCTGATCGGACCGCGGTCATGTACGAGGGGTCGTTCATCGACACCGTCGATCCGGCCGCAGTCACCGAGGAGGACCTCGGTCTCCTGATGGCGGGCCATCGCCTCGCCGAGCAAGACGAGCTGTCAGAGCCCGATAGCGAGGTTCAGCCATGA